In Stanieria sp. NIES-3757, the DNA window ATTAAAATCAGTGTTATCTGTTAATGACAAAATCGCTCGATTCAAAAGCAATAGTATATTTGTTTTAATTACTCAGATTAATAGTATTGATGAAGCCCTTAAAATTGCTCAAAAAATTAAAAATGAATTAATTAAATCCTTTCAAATCAAGGAAAAATCAATCTATACTTCTGTCAGTATTGGTATTGCTACGTGCCAACATCAAGAAAAAACTGGAGAACAAATTTTAAAAAATGCAGAACTTGCTATGTATCAAGCAAGCCAATCTACTCCTAGTAAATTTTTAGTTTTTACTCCAGAGTTACGTTTGCAAGCTTGGGAAAAATTACAATTTGAGAATGATTTTAGAAAAGCTCTCAAGCAGCAACAGTTTTTACTATATTATCAACCTATAATTGAATTATCTACTCAAAAAATTATTAGTTTAGAAGCTCTCATTCGTTGGCAAAGTACAAATAATCATTTAATTTCTCCAATCAAAATTATTGAAGTTGCCGAACAAACTGGATTAATTGTCCCTATTAGTTGGTGGGTAATGCGTCAAGCTTGTTTTCAAATTAATAACTGGAGACAAAATAATTATTTACCGCCCGATTTTACTGTGAGTCTTAATATCCATCCCCAGCAATTAATTGAAATAGATTTCGAGTCAAAAGTTAAGCATATTTTATTAGAAACTAATGTTCCTCCTCAGTATTTAGTCTTAGAAATTAGTGAAAATACTTCACTTAACGATTTGCAGGCTGTAATTAATGCTCTTAAAGCACTAAAAAAACTAGGAATTAAAATAACACTTGATAATTTTGGTACTGCTTATTCCTCTTTAAGCTATTTAAATTATTTGCCAATTGATTATCTCAAATTAGACAGCTCTTTTATTCAAGGAATTGACCTACAACCTCATAAACTAGAACTCATTAAAGCAGTCACCAACTCTGTTGCAAATTTAGGAATTAAAGTAATTGCTAAAGGAATTGAAACTACTGAACAATTGGTTCAACTACAAGAAACTCATTGTTATTATGGACAAGGATATTTTATATCTGCGCCAGTTAATCCAGAAATTGCAATTTCAATGATTTCTACTAATAAGTTTAAATCTGGAATTAAAACATAAACTCTAGCAATTATAAATGAATTGAGAGGCAAACTAATTTAAAAATATTTGTTAATAATTGATAGTGTATTATTCATGATTTATGGTTAATTTCTATCAAGCCCAACTCAAATAAAAACGCTCGTAGGAACTAAGCAAAAGCATCTATTATAAATTCTCATAGTTTAAACAGAAGTACTACGATCCCGATTATCTTTAGTACAGCTTCATCGCCAGACTTTAAATTAAGCTCTTAAATTAAACTAAATTTTTATCATAAACCAAAGCAAAAATTAAAGAAGTAATATAGTTAACTAAAGAAAAGTGTCATCGCGATTAATCTGATTTAAACTGCATAATAGTAGTTCAGTTATTTGACCAAAGAATTACGGTCAGCGTAGGCACCATTTTTAAACATCAGTGTATGGCTGACAGATCTCAGCAGAGAAAGTTGATGACAAATGTTAATCAAGACTTAGCAATTGCCCAAACAGTAGCCTTAATCACCCGCTATGGATTTGATTTGGGAGCTTTTACTGTTGAAGAATTAATGGAAAAATGGCTCAAAAGTTTTCATTCTAATTGGATTCGTTTAGCTACTATTGAAGCTCTCTATTTAGGTAGATATAAAGCTGTTTCTATTGAACAAATTTTAGCAGTTTGGTTACGCTTGGGTAATCCTAATACCCACTTTAGTCATGAATTTGAACGATTAATTTCTCGAAAGTTACCTAGACATTTAGCAAATTTATCCGATGAGTTTGCCGACAGTACGCCCATTGATAAAAAAGATTCAGTATCAAAAACCAATCTTAATTTACTATTAACATCTCAAGAGCTTTTATCAAGCAATGAAAATCAAGTATCAGAGCAAAATTTCTCTGAATTACCTGAAGAAGTAGTAAATAATACTGAATTAGAAAACCAACAATCTCATTATTCTTCTCACTTATCCACCAACCAAAAAACTGTTTCGGAAGCAAATTTCCAAGATTTATACGCTTCATCTAAAATAGAATCTGAAGAAAGCGATGACTCAACAGAATCAGAATCAAACTTTTCCCCTGCCTCTGCCCTAGGATTACCTCATCAGCCTAATAACTCACGGAGTAAAGCAGAACAAAAACTTATTCATAAATTTACACCATTACCTGATTTTTCCTCTTTTTATCACAAACTTAAAAGCTTAGCTCAACGAAAATTAGAAGAGGAATAAAATACATTACAATATGTAAAGCAAAATGATCGGGAAAAAAGCTGAATGCGTGTTGCAATTGTAGGTGCAGGATTAGCTGGCATGGCAACAGCTATCGATTTAGTAGATGCTGGTTGGGATGTAGAAATCTTTGAGTCTCGTCCTTTTGTAGGCGGAAAAGTTGGTAGCTGGGTAGATGCAGAAGGTAACCATATAGAAATGGGTTTACACGTTTTTTTTGGTTGCTACTATAATCTGTTTGAATTAATGCGTAAAGTGGGCGCGATTGATAATTTACGCTTAAAAGAACATACCCATACTTTTATTAATGAGGGAGGCAAAAGAGGAGAATTAGATTTTCGTTTTCCTGTTGGTGCGCCTTTTCATGGATTAAAAGCATTTTTTACCTCTTCTCAATTATCAGCAGTAGATAAATTAGCTAATTCTTTAGCATTGGGAACTAGTCCAATAGTTCGAGGATTAGTAGATTTTGAAGGTGCAATGAAAACCATTCGCAATCTCGATTCGATTAGTTTTGCCGATTGGTTTCGTCAGCATGGAGGCAATAATGGTAGCCTCAAAAAAATGTGGAATCCTATTGCTTATGCGTTAGGTTTTATCGATACAGAAAATATTTCCGCTCGTTGTATGTTGACGATTTTTCAGTTTTTTGCAGCTAAAACGGAAGCGTCAGTATTGCGGATGTTAGAAGGCTCTCCTCATGAATATCTTCATCAACCAATTATTGATTATTTAGAAGCTAGAGGGGCAAAAATTTATACTCGTCGTCGAGTTAGAGAAATTTTATTTGCCACAGAAGAAGATACTACTAGAGTTACAGGGTTAGTAGTTGCCCAGGGAGAAAACGAAGAAACTATTACGGCAGATGCTTATGTCTGTGCTTGTGATGTCCCTGGTATTCAAAAAGTTTTACCTCAACAGTGGCGGAAATGGTCAGAATTCGACAATATTTATAAGTTAGAAGCTGTCCCTGTCGCTACAGTACAATTACGCTTTGATGGTTGGGTAACCGAATTAAACGATCCTCAAAAACGCCAACAACTCAAAGAAGCAGCAGGAATTGATAATTTACTTTATACTGCCGATGCTGATTTTTCTTGTTTTTCCGATTTAGCTTTAGCTAGTCCTGGTAGTTATTATCGCGCAGGACAAGGCTCTTTATTACAGTTAGTCCTAACTCCAGGCGATCCTTTTATTAAAGCAAAAAATGAAGACATCGCTAATCATGTTCTTCAACAAGTTCATAAATTATTTCCTTCATCTACGGAATTAAATATGACTTGGTATAGCGTAGTAAAATTAGCTCAATCTTTATATCGAGAAGCACCAGGAATGGATGTTTATCGTCCACCCCAACAAACTCCAGTCGCTAACTTTTTTCTAGCTGGTAGTTATACTCAACAAGATTATATCGATAGTATGGAAGGGGCTACTATTTCTGGTAGACAAGCAGCTAAAGCCATTTTAGATAATATTGATAAGTTAAAATCTCCTCTCCAAACCTCTGTAGTCAGCTAAATATTTGGTGGGCAATGCCCACCTACTAGTGCTGTTAAAGTATTAAGTCTGCTTGAATAGTTACACTTTGGTTATGACAAGGAAGGAGGCAGAAGTAATAGAATCAATCTAAGTAATAAGTTTATGTCTAACGGGTTAACGGACTCGCTCTTAGCTATTTTAAATATTCTTCGAGAAATTTTTTATAACTAATTTGACATATTTATCGATCGCGTAGAGTCTGACTAATTCAAGAATCGCTATAAAATAAATATTTATTGATGATTCATTGTTTATAGTTAACAACGCTCAATCAAATAATTTTTAATCTCTAAAATAAATATAATGACAGATTGGCTTGAACATACAGTACAGATAGAAGTTGATGTTCCCATCGAAACTGTATGGGGACTTTGGTCAGATTTGGAACAAATGCCACGTTGGATGAAATGGATTGATTCGGTTGAGGTACTAGCAGATAATCCCGAACTATCTCGTTGGAAATTAGCTAGTGGTGGTTTTAACTTTACTTGGTTATCTCGAATTGTTAAACTCGTCCCTGGTCAAATCATTCAATGGGAATCGGTAGACGGTTTACCCAATCGAGGTGCAGTGAGATTTTATGACCGTCATGGTAGTAGTATTGTCAAGTTATCTGTAGCCTATGGTATTCCTGGGATTTTGGGCAAGATTATGGATAATCTTTTTTTGGGAAGAATTGTTGAGTCTACTTTGATGGCTGATATGGAAAGATTTAAAAGTTATGCTCTTAAAACCAAGGGTGAATAGTTACTAAAAATTTCCCTAATCGCTATCGCATTCGCATTGGTAACTATCGTGTCGTCATAGAAGTGTCTGGAGAGAAGGTAGAAATGATGCGCGTCCTCCATAGACGAGGATTTGAGCGCTATTTTCCTTAATTAAAAAGTGCGATCGCATTTTGTTGTTCATCGGGTAATTTTTCTAGTTCTGCAATGACTTGTTGAAGTAGTTCTGTCATAAAGATTAAAGTTTAGACACAATAAATACTTTAATTTGGTGTGCTACTGAAATTGTTCTATTTTTTGAATGGATTTAAACGCGATCACAAAGTGCCTCAGCAAAGCTGAGACCGCGTACGCGCCAGCGAAGCTGTACGCTCTGCGCCTTGGCTGCGCCGAGATCGCGAATTGGTAATTGTCATAATATCTTTTATTTTAGAAACGGAACAGTAAACCCAGCCACAACCCTTGCTGCTGCAAATCTAGACCTAATTGGTTAGTTCCTTTTCCATCAAGATACTCAAATTTGGTAAATTGGTAGGCAAACTGGAGTGAAGTCAGACGAGAAACCCGATATTGACCACCAAGCAACAAATTCCAGGCTAAGTTGCGATCAGCATTGAGATCAAATCCAGAAATATTCCCTCGAAAACCCATTGCCCAACGCTCGGATAACTCCAGCCCAATTTGAGTACCAATCATCGGTTCAACGAAGAAAGTAGAAAGTTCAACATCTTGATCGGGAATATCAGCACCACCAATGCGAATTGCATTAATTTCAGTCTCCTGACCTAGCCAATTCATTCGTAATCCTAAAATCGGGTCAATAACAAGCCGAGGATAAGGATTTGATGCAGTGTTATTTTTGTCTAAAACTGTATCGACAACCCGATAAAGAGCTGCCAAATCCAATACACCTTGACGAGCATCCACACTAACTTCGGTATTAATGTTTACATCGGTATTTATTCCATAAGATTGTAAGAATGCTGCTGGGATCGTTACATCAAGATTGCCGTCTCTGCCAATCGAGAGATAAGAGCCATCAATCAGGAAACCCAAACGGTTTTTCTGTGCCTTCAGTCGTAAATATGCAGCAAAAATGCGATCAAGGTTAACAATATCGCCAAAGTCTGCTTCAACTGAAGCAGTGCGTCCTCTAACCGTGATGTCTGCATCGACATAAAAAGGAACAAACAAGTAGGGTTCTACTGAAAATTGCCAACGATCATCGGGTGCAGTGCTAGTAGTCGCAGCTTTTTCAGCAGACAGAAAAGGTTGGGATGGCTCTGATTTAACTTCCGAAAGTTTTTCTAGTTGTAAAAATGCTTCTGTTGAAAAAGATAGAGGTGATTGTTGGGGAATAAATTCAAGATCTTCTACCGTCAAAGGCGAAACAAATATTGGTGTTGAGAAAATCTCTAACTCGGCGTTGGGTAATGGTTCACTTGCCGAAACTGGAAAGCTACCAAATGCGATCGCTACTGAGGTAGTAATGCTAGTAAAAGACAGCCAACTAACCAACCGATTAGAATTCTTTGGGCGGATTTTATTGTTGATTTGCATGGCTTGATTTAGTTTTCATCTGAGGAAAGAAACTTAGATGGCAGAAAAACAAAAGGTTCAGCAGGTTGAAATTGTTTTGCCACATTACCTGAATAAAACACACCATCTTTGAGCGTCAGTTTCATGGTTGATGCTTCTTCTGTGAAATTGAGATCCGACAGATTTACCCAGAACACATTTGGACTACGAGTTGATTCAAAGAAATAACGCTTGTTTTTCTGATCGGCAACAGTACGCCAAAGTGTTGAGGAAATATTTGGTTGTCCAGGCGTAGAAATTCCTCTGGGAACAGAAACATTGCGAATCACTGAAAAAACACTGGCAGTAGCCTCATCAACGTCAGACGTTTGTGGAATTGCATTAATATAAAATGAAGCGCGCACAAAGCGATCGGCAGCACGATTTGTCCCTGGCAACATCGTTGTGCCACCAATCTGTTTCCAGTAATCATTTAGAGCAAGCTGCTGCTCATAGATAGGAGAGTTAGTCATTACTTGATATTGACGGCTGTGGTGAATTTGAAGTTTTCCATCCACATATTCAAAAATGGCTGAGTCACCTGTGGCATCAGAAAGAGACAAGTGCAACTGACCTGGTTTTCCGTCTGGAGTCATTGTCGTAACTATATAAAAGGGTTCCTGACTCATCGCTTGCACTGCTTCTGCTACAGTGGCGTAGTTATCGAGAAAGTATTGCGCCCATAAAGAAATCGATAGGGGTTTACGTGGGTCATTTTCTGTTGGGGTAACATACTCAGACTCAACCAAATAAAGCAGGTTAGCAACTAAGCCCTCCTCGTTCATGCCGTCTGCTGTGCCAGCATCAAAGCCCGATGCTATAACACTACCGTATTTGGAAGTCCATTCAATTGAGTTTTCTCCCGCAGCACCATTGCGTTGTACACCTCTTGGCAAAGCCCAAAGATTTGTTAACATTTCGGTCTGCCAGTCCATAGTGCGTGCAGTAAAAATCGTATCATCTGGCCCAAGATAAACAACACGAGTGCAAGCGATCGCAGAATCTATATTTAGCAGTCCAATCATCAATGCAGTCATGCTGCTAACTAAAGAGCGATAAATCATAATTTTTAGCATTAATAGTTAATTGATTAGAGCTACGGCAAAATTCCCAAAATTAAAATTTTTGAGAAAAATAAGTTCAGCCGTTCAGGAAGAAAGAAGTAAAAAAATAATTGTTTAGATTATTTGAATGTGGTTTGAAAACCTAATTTTTAGCTAACTTTTATTTTTCCAGAAGGTCGATGAAAAGCTTTATCGCCTTTAATCATAAGCAGTATCTTAAAAAAATGATTGGAAAAGAAAATGAAGAATTTTTCATTTCTAAGAAAAATAGCAGAAAACATAACTACGTCTAGTCATAATTAGGCTTAAAATGTAATTTTATTTTTATATATTAATAATTTAGGCAGTGTCGCTCGGCGATTAGTTCAGTTAAAAATTACAAATGCGATCAGGCTAGGATGTCACTTTGCGATACCTTAATTATTTAATGCTACATTTCATTTTTTATTGCCTTCTTCCTGGTATGCAATCGGCAAAACCCAGTGCCTCTGTGTAGCCTTGTACGTATCTCATCTGCTTGATTAACGGCAAAAGTTGTGTTTTGAAAACGAGATGTCCAATCTTGTTAGTTTTTAAGTTCGGTTATAAGACGAGTAGCGGTCAGCTTGCGCTGGCACTTCGCGATCGCATCTTGCTGTTCATCGGGTAATTTTTCTAGTTCTGCAATGACTTGTTGAAGTAGTTCTGTCATAGATATTAAGAGTTAAACACATTAGCTACTCTAATTTTATCTGCTACTGAAATTCTTCTATTTTAAGATTGGAGCGAGTGCGATCGCACTAGTTGTCCTAATATCGTCATAATTTTAAAGTGATAACTCTTAAGATAACCTGTATATGGTAGAAATCGAAGTATTTGTTAGCTTTTATTGGGTTTTTTAACCCTATGGGTTTCGGTTAGGAAAACTGCAAGAGTGGATGCTGCTCCTACAGCTAATTTTGCGTGTCGTGGCTGTAACCCTTTATTTGCGCTTAGTTTGCCATGACCAGTACCATAGTGATTTCTGAGTTCAGCAACACCCTGAGTTATTGACGCTAGATTACTTAATAGACGTTTAATAGTATCACTTGCTTTTGCCTTATCTGGAATATTGTCGGGAGTTAACTCTAACTGCTGTACAGTGTTTTTAACAAGTTTTGGTAAGTCATCACTCTTGGAAAAGGATATATTGCATTCATGTAAGATGCTTTTACAGCATGTTTCTACTAATTCTTTTGCTGTTCCTATAGCAAGTTCAGGATCTTGATTTATAGCAGTTTCCATGCGAGTAATTTGCTGTGAAATATATCCAACATCTGTACCAGAAAATACTTCTTTAGCAGATTGTATTCCTGGTGCAACCGAAGTTCCAATAAAACGACCTATAAAAACAGGCTTGTCTGAAATGCGTGTTTTTTCAACTATTTGGTATCCGTCATTTTTTAGATAGCTGTTATAAAGCTGGCAAAGTCTCTCACATTCTGTTACATCTGCTCGTACTACAGGATGAATAGTTTCACAAAGAAATCTTAGAAAAGTTTCATCATCGCCTCTCATGAGATTAAATCTTGAATCTTTAAATACCCAGCCAGGTTCCCAATCATCATTGAATACTGTATGTTGCCAAATATCCTTAGTAGCATTTTGAAACCTGTTATCAAAAGATGGCATTGAATCTAAATCCCAAATTCTAGAAAGAAAATCAATTTCTTCTAGGCGACCATATAAGTTAATTTGTTCTAAAAGTATAAAATCGATAATATCTCTTCTAGTGATTTCAGTTATCTTAATAGCCATTTCGATCCCCAAAATAAAAAACTAATTATCAGTAACATAAAAAAATTTTTGGAAATAATTTCATAAAAAAACCTGCTCAAAAACTTCTCGAACAAGTCAGTAAAATTATTTATTTTAAGTATTGATCGAAAAAATTCAGATGAATTTAGATAAGATACTACAACATGCTTCATGATAACGGTGGAATTATTAATCGTCATCATTTACATGAAAGTGGTATAAATCGGGAAAACCAGAATGCTGCTGTGGTGGTTTCCTACCCGTTACTGTGCGCCAAAATCACTACAATATCATTAAAGACCATAAAAATTAACTAAATAACTGATTAGCTATTCATCAGAGACTATAAACTGGAACAATCCTCAGTATCTTCAGGGATTTGTTTGATTCTCCAGTAGAACTAATCAACAGCAACTATCAGAACTAATATTTTATTTCCTAACTGAGATCGAAAAAATGCAACCAACCAACCCACAAAAATTTACGGAAAAAGCCTGGCAAGCAATTGTTCGGACTCCCGATATTGCTAAAGAAAATAAACATCAACAAATAGAAAGCGAACATTTACTCAAGGCACTGATTGAAGAAGAAGGATTAGCCAATAGTATCTTCAACAAGGCTAATATTAGTGTCCAACGAGTGCGGGATAAAACCGATGAGTTTATCAATCGTCAACCGAAGGTATCTAATCTAGGAGAGTCTGTTTATCTGGGACGTAGTTTAGATACGTTGTTAGATCGGGCAGAAAATCACCGTAAGGAATTTGATGATGAATATATTTCCATCGAACACTTACTCTTAGCTTATGCCAAAGACGATCGCTTGGGGAGAAAGTTATTTCAAGAGTTTGGATTGAGCGAAAATAAACTGAGGGAGATTATTCAAGATGTAAGAGGTAGTCAGAAGGTTACCGATCAAAATCCTGAAGGTAAGTATCAATCTCTAGAAAAGTATGGTAGAGAGTTAACCCAACTAGCTAGACAAGGTAAACTCGATCCTGTCATTGGTAGGGATGAAGAAATTCGTCGTACCATTCAAATCCTTTCCCGTCGTACTAAAAACAACCCCGTGTTAATTGGTGAACCAGGGGTTGGTAAGACTGCTATTGTAGAGGGATTGGCCCAGCGAATTGTCAACCGTGACGTACCCGAATCATTACGCGATCGCAAATTAGTTGCTTTGGATATGGGTGCATTAATTGCGGGAGCAAAATATCGCGGTGAGTTTGAAGAAAGACTCAAAGCTGTCCTTAAGGAAGTTACCGAGTCGGAAGGGAACATCATCATGTTTATTGATGAGATTCATACCGTAGTAGGTGCAGGTGCGACTCAAGGGGCGATGGATGCGGGTAATTTACTCAAACCGATGTTAGCTAGGGGTGAATTACGCTGTATTGGTGCGACGACTTTGGATGAGTATCGCAAGTATATCGAAAAGGATGCTGCTTTAGAAAGACGCTTCCAATCTGTCTTGGTAGACGAACCCAACGTGATCGATACTATTTCGATTCTAAGAGGATTAAAAGAACGCTACGAAGTTCACCACGGGGTCAAAATTTCTGACACTTCCTTAGTTGCTGCTGCTACTCTATCTAATCGTTACATCAGCGATCGCTTTTTACCAGATAAGGCGATCGACTTAGTAGACGAGGCTGCTGCGAAGTTAAAAATGGAAATTACCTCTAAACCAGAGGAATTAGACGAAATTGACCGCAAAATCCTGCAATTAGAAATGGAACGGTTATCTTTACAAAAAGAAGATGACGTACTTTCTAGAGAAAGATTGGAAAAACTGGAAAAAGAATTAGCCAATCTTAAAGAGGAGCAATCGGAATTAAATGCCCAATGGCAGTCGGAAAAAGAAGTTATCGACCAAATTCGCACGCTTAAGGAAGAAATTGACCGAGTTAACCTGGAAATTCAACAGGCAGAACGAGATTACGATCTAAATCGCGCTGCGGAATTACGCTACGGAAAACTAACCGACTTACAAAGACAAATCCGAGAAATCGAAAGTAAGCTCGCAGAAAGACAAACTACTGGTCGTAATATGCTACGGGAGGAAGTAACTGAAGCGGATATTGCTGAAATTATTTCTAAATGGACTGGTATTCCGATTAGTAAGCTGGTAGAATCTGAAAAAGAAAAACTCCTCCATCTCGAAGACGAATTACATCAACGAGTCATCGGACAGGATGAAGCTGTCATTGCGGTAGCAGATGCTATTCAACGTTCTCGCGCTGGTTTAGCCGATCCCGAACGTCCTACTGCTAGCTTTATTTTCCTAGGTCCTACTGGGGTAGGTAAAACGGAACTTGCCAAAGCTTTAGCCGTCACCCTGTTTGATAGTGAAGAAGCTTTGGTTCGGATCGATATGTCCGAATACATGGAGAAACATACCGTTTCCCGTCTCATCGGCGCACCTCCTGGATATGTGGGTTACGAAGAAGGCGGACAATTAACCGAAGCTATTCGCCGTCGTCCTTATTCTGTAATTCTTTTTGATGAAATTGAAAAGGCACACAACGATGTCTTCAACATCATGCTACAAATCCTCGATGATGGTAGATTAACCGATTCTCAAGGTCGCACAGTAGACTTCAAAAATACTATCATTATCATGACCAGTAATATCGGTTCTCAATACATCCTCGATGTAGCTGGCGATGATAACCGTTATGAAGAAATGCGATCGCGCGTGATGGATGCGATGCGCAATAGTTTTCGTCCCGAATTCCTGAACCGAATCGATGAGATTATTATCTTCCACGGTTTACAAAAAGCGCAACTACGCAACATTGTCAAGATTCAGATCCAACGTCTCGAAGATCGTTTGGAAGAACAAAAACTATGCCTGAAGATGTCCGAAGCAGCTTTAGATTTCTTAGCCGAACTCGGTTACGATCCAGTGTATGGTGCTAGACCGCTAAAACGGGCAATTCAAAGATACTTAGAAACTGCGATCGCGAAATCGATTTTACGAGGGGAATTTAAAGGCGGTGATACTATCTTTGTGGATGTAGAAGATGAGCGTTTAAGCTTGAAAAGAGTGCCAGTCGAGATGCTAGCTTAATCTCTAACAACAGGTAATTTAGGTAGGGAGAATTCATGAATTCTCCCTACTATTTTCTTGAATATTATTAATACAAATTTGAATTATAGCAGTCGAAGGAAAGATCGGGACTCACAAGTCTTGTAGGAACGAACCACAGTTCGCCTCTACGTTAAATACTGTGTCCTAACCTATAATTCAGCTGCTATAACTAAAAAAAAGCGATCGCAGCTTCACGCTTCTGCGGAGCAGGTCGAGTCTTGATGCTATTAGTTTTCTAGGAATTATGTCCCTAGTCACAACACGCCGATCGCTTTAAAGTAAACTTCAACTAAATTGAAACTTCGCTTAGTTCCCGAGTTAGATGTTCAAAAGGCTCATCAATAAAATCAGTATTATTGATTCCTGCATTAGTAGCCATCTGTTTAACTAAATCCTTCATGATTTGAATTCCTATTACGGTAGAACCAATGGGAACTCCTAGAGAATTATAAGTTTCTCTTAAACCTTGTAGCACTCTTTCATCGAGGACATTCATATCACCAGCAACTAAAGCGTAACTAGCATAGCGCAGATAATAATCCATATCTCGTAAACAAGCAGAATAACGACGAGTAGTATAAGCGTTTCCGCCTGGACGAATTAATTCTGGTACTTGTTCAAACAAACTAGAACCAGCTTGTCTAACAATACCTGCTGCATTAGCAGTAATCATAGTAGCTACTGTTACTCTAGCCGTACCAGATTCAAAATAAGCTTTAAGAGTATCCAGTGCGTTACGGTCAAGATAGCGACCAGTAACATCATAATTTTTAATTAATTTGGTAACCGCGTCTCGCATTATAATAATTTCTCCCAACTGCGATTGTCTTACTTGGCTTAGAATAGCCTAATTTTATTTTCTATTTATTTATAATCCCACAAGAAGCGACAGGGATCTTGAATACACCAGTATTTTGAAGATTTAAAACAAAATACACCATTAAAATCTTAAATAAATTTAAGACTATTTATTAAGACTCAAATATTTTGTTAAGTTAGACACATTTTTGGGAAATTTACAGATTATTATTCGATTCAGACATGCTATTTCTGTAGCAATGGAAACAAAATCTTGGCATCGCAATTCTCTAGGATGATCCGAGGCAAGAGAAAAAACTAATCAATAGGAGCTATCTATGGCTGAGACTCCCCAAGAAGTCTTGAAAATGATTCAAGACAATAACATCAAAATCATCGACCTCAAATTTATCGATATGCCAGGTATCTGGCAACATTGTTCTTTCTACTACGACCAAATTGACGAAAGTTCCTTTGTCGATGGTG includes these proteins:
- a CDS encoding response regulator receiver modulated diguanylate cyclase/phosphodiesterase with PAS/PAC sensor, producing the protein MLESLFRDRSKEYLSKKNDFCKKVDDLLEVAQYQEDYLFAIFSIQLDYFDLITNQLGFEIAENFILEINQRLKSVLSVNDKIARFKSNSIFVLITQINSIDEALKIAQKIKNELIKSFQIKEKSIYTSVSIGIATCQHQEKTGEQILKNAELAMYQASQSTPSKFLVFTPELRLQAWEKLQFENDFRKALKQQQFLLYYQPIIELSTQKIISLEALIRWQSTNNHLISPIKIIEVAEQTGLIVPISWWVMRQACFQINNWRQNNYLPPDFTVSLNIHPQQLIEIDFESKVKHILLETNVPPQYLVLEISENTSLNDLQAVINALKALKKLGIKITLDNFGTAYSSLSYLNYLPIDYLKLDSSFIQGIDLQPHKLELIKAVTNSVANLGIKVIAKGIETTEQLVQLQETHCYYGQGYFISAPVNPEIAISMISTNKFKSGIKT
- a CDS encoding putative involved in polyketide (linear poly-beta-ketones) synthesis, with amino-acid sequence MTDWLEHTVQIEVDVPIETVWGLWSDLEQMPRWMKWIDSVEVLADNPELSRWKLASGGFNFTWLSRIVKLVPGQIIQWESVDGLPNRGAVRFYDRHGSSIVKLSVAYGIPGILGKIMDNLFLGRIVESTLMADMERFKSYALKTKGE
- a CDS encoding carotene 7,8-desaturase; translated protein: MRVAIVGAGLAGMATAIDLVDAGWDVEIFESRPFVGGKVGSWVDAEGNHIEMGLHVFFGCYYNLFELMRKVGAIDNLRLKEHTHTFINEGGKRGELDFRFPVGAPFHGLKAFFTSSQLSAVDKLANSLALGTSPIVRGLVDFEGAMKTIRNLDSISFADWFRQHGGNNGSLKKMWNPIAYALGFIDTENISARCMLTIFQFFAAKTEASVLRMLEGSPHEYLHQPIIDYLEARGAKIYTRRRVREILFATEEDTTRVTGLVVAQGENEETITADAYVCACDVPGIQKVLPQQWRKWSEFDNIYKLEAVPVATVQLRFDGWVTELNDPQKRQQLKEAAGIDNLLYTADADFSCFSDLALASPGSYYRAGQGSLLQLVLTPGDPFIKAKNEDIANHVLQQVHKLFPSSTELNMTWYSVVKLAQSLYREAPGMDVYRPPQQTPVANFFLAGSYTQQDYIDSMEGATISGRQAAKAILDNIDKLKSPLQTSVVS
- a CDS encoding allophycocyanin, beta subunit; translated protein: MRDAVTKLIKNYDVTGRYLDRNALDTLKAYFESGTARVTVATMITANAAGIVRQAGSSLFEQVPELIRPGGNAYTTRRYSACLRDMDYYLRYASYALVAGDMNVLDERVLQGLRETYNSLGVPIGSTVIGIQIMKDLVKQMATNAGINNTDFIDEPFEHLTRELSEVSI
- the clpB1 gene encoding ATP-dependent Clp protease, ATP-binding subunit; translation: MQPTNPQKFTEKAWQAIVRTPDIAKENKHQQIESEHLLKALIEEEGLANSIFNKANISVQRVRDKTDEFINRQPKVSNLGESVYLGRSLDTLLDRAENHRKEFDDEYISIEHLLLAYAKDDRLGRKLFQEFGLSENKLREIIQDVRGSQKVTDQNPEGKYQSLEKYGRELTQLARQGKLDPVIGRDEEIRRTIQILSRRTKNNPVLIGEPGVGKTAIVEGLAQRIVNRDVPESLRDRKLVALDMGALIAGAKYRGEFEERLKAVLKEVTESEGNIIMFIDEIHTVVGAGATQGAMDAGNLLKPMLARGELRCIGATTLDEYRKYIEKDAALERRFQSVLVDEPNVIDTISILRGLKERYEVHHGVKISDTSLVAAATLSNRYISDRFLPDKAIDLVDEAAAKLKMEITSKPEELDEIDRKILQLEMERLSLQKEDDVLSRERLEKLEKELANLKEEQSELNAQWQSEKEVIDQIRTLKEEIDRVNLEIQQAERDYDLNRAAELRYGKLTDLQRQIREIESKLAERQTTGRNMLREEVTEADIAEIISKWTGIPISKLVESEKEKLLHLEDELHQRVIGQDEAVIAVADAIQRSRAGLADPERPTASFIFLGPTGVGKTELAKALAVTLFDSEEALVRIDMSEYMEKHTVSRLIGAPPGYVGYEEGGQLTEAIRRRPYSVILFDEIEKAHNDVFNIMLQILDDGRLTDSQGRTVDFKNTIIIMTSNIGSQYILDVAGDDNRYEEMRSRVMDAMRNSFRPEFLNRIDEIIIFHGLQKAQLRNIVKIQIQRLEDRLEEQKLCLKMSEAALDFLAELGYDPVYGARPLKRAIQRYLETAIAKSILRGEFKGGDTIFVDVEDERLSLKRVPVEMLA